A DNA window from Streptococcus mutans contains the following coding sequences:
- a CDS encoding peptide cleavage/export ABC transporter, which produces MKQVIYVVLIVIAVNILLEIIKRVTKRGGTVSSSNPLPDGQSKLFWRRHYKLVPQIDTRDCGPAVLASVAKHYGSNYSIAYLRELSKTNKQGTTALGIVEAAKKLGFETRSIKADMTLFDYNDLTYPFIVHVIKGKRLQHYYVVYGSQNNQLIIGDPDPSVKVTRMSKERFQSEWTGLAIFLAPQPNYKPHKGEKNGLSNFFPLIFKQKALMTYIIIASLIVTLIDIVGSYYLQGILDEYIPDQLISTLGMITIGLIITYIIQQVMAFAKEYLLAVLSLRLVIDVILSYIKHIFTLPMSFFATRRTGEITSRFTDANQIIDAVASTIFSIFLDMTMVILVGGVLLAQNNNLFFLTLLSIPIYAIIIFAFLKPFEKMNHEVMESNAVVSSSIIEDINGMETIKSLTSESARYQNIDSEFVDYLEKNFKLHKYSAIQTALKSGAKLILNVVILWYGSRLVMDNKISVGQLITFNALLSYFSNPIENIINLQSKLQSARVANTRLNEVYLVESEFEKDGDLSENSFLDGDISFENLSYKYGFGRDTLSDINLSIKKGSKVSLVGASGSGKTTLAKLIVNFYEPNKGIVRINGNDLKVIDKTALRRHISYLPQQAYVFSGSIMDNLVLGAKEGTSQEDIIRACEIAEIRSDIEQMPQGYQTELSDGAGISGGQKQRIALARALLTQAPVLILDEATSSLDILTEKKIISNLLQMTEKTIIFVAHRLSISQRTDEVIVMDQGKIVEQGTHKELLAKQGFYYNLFN; this is translated from the coding sequence ATGAAACAAGTTATTTATGTTGTTTTAATCGTCATAGCCGTTAACATTCTCTTAGAGATTATCAAAAGAGTAACAAAAAGGGGAGGGACAGTTTCGTCATCTAATCCTTTACCAGATGGGCAGTCTAAGTTGTTTTGGCGCAGACATTATAAGCTAGTACCTCAGATTGATACCAGAGACTGTGGGCCGGCAGTGCTGGCATCTGTTGCAAAGCATTACGGATCTAATTACTCTATCGCTTATCTGCGGGAACTCTCAAAGACTAACAAGCAGGGAACAACAGCTCTTGGCATTGTTGAAGCTGCTAAAAAGTTAGGCTTTGAAACACGCTCTATCAAGGCGGATATGACGCTTTTTGATTATAATGATTTGACCTATCCTTTTATCGTCCATGTGATTAAAGGAAAACGTCTGCAGCATTATTATGTCGTCTATGGCAGCCAGAATAATCAGCTGATTATTGGAGATCCTGATCCTTCAGTTAAGGTGACTAGGATGAGTAAGGAACGCTTTCAATCAGAGTGGACAGGCCTTGCAATTTTCCTAGCTCCTCAGCCTAACTATAAGCCTCATAAAGGTGAAAAAAATGGTTTGTCTAATTTCTTCCCGTTGATCTTTAAGCAGAAAGCTTTGATGACTTATATTATCATAGCTAGCTTGATTGTGACGCTCATTGATATTGTCGGATCATACTATCTCCAAGGAATATTGGACGAGTACATTCCTGATCAGCTGATTTCAACTTTAGGAATGATTACGATTGGTCTGATAATAACCTATATTATCCAGCAGGTCATGGCTTTTGCAAAAGAATACCTCTTGGCCGTACTCAGTTTGCGTTTAGTCATTGATGTTATCCTGTCTTATATCAAACATATTTTTACGCTTCCTATGTCTTTCTTTGCGACAAGGCGAACAGGAGAAATCACGTCTCGTTTTACAGATGCCAATCAGATTATTGATGCTGTAGCGTCAACCATCTTTTCAATCTTTTTAGATATGACTATGGTAATTTTGGTTGGTGGGGTTTTGTTGGCGCAAAACAATAACCTTTTCTTTCTAACCTTGCTCTCCATTCCGATTTATGCCATCATTATTTTTGCTTTCTTGAAACCCTTTGAGAAAATGAATCACGAAGTGATGGAAAGCAATGCTGTGGTAAGTTCTTCTATCATTGAAGATATCAATGGGATGGAAACCATTAAATCACTCACAAGTGAGTCCGCTCGTTATCAAAACATTGATAGTGAATTTGTTGATTATTTGGAGAAAAACTTTAAGCTACACAAGTATAGTGCCATTCAAACCGCATTAAAAAGCGGTGCTAAGCTTATCCTCAATGTTGTCATTCTCTGGTATGGCTCTCGTCTAGTTATGGATAATAAAATCTCAGTTGGTCAGCTTATCACCTTTAATGCTTTGCTGTCTTATTTCTCAAATCCAATTGAAAATATTATCAATCTGCAATCCAAACTGCAGTCAGCTCGCGTTGCCAATACACGCCTTAATGAGGTCTATCTTGTCGAATCTGAATTTGAAAAAGACGGCGATTTATCAGAAAATAGCTTTTTAGATGGTGATATTTCGTTTGAAAATCTTTCTTATAAATATGGATTTGGGCGAGATACCTTATCAGATATTAATTTATCAATCAAAAAAGGCTCCAAGGTCAGTCTAGTTGGAGCCAGTGGTTCTGGTAAAACAACTTTGGCTAAACTGATTGTCAATTTCTACGAGCCTAACAAGGGGATTGTTCGAATCAATGGCAATGATTTAAAAGTTATTGATAAGACAGCTTTGCGGCGGCATATTAGCTATTTGCCGCAACAGGCCTATGTTTTTAGTGGCTCTATTATGGATAATCTCGTTTTAGGAGCTAAAGAAGGAACGAGTCAGGAAGACATTATTCGTGCTTGTGAAATTGCTGAAATCCGCTCGGACATTGAACAAATGCCTCAGGGCTATCAGACAGAGTTATCAGATGGTGCCGGTATTTCTGGCGGTCAAAAACAGCGGATTGCTTTAGCTAGGGCCTTATTAACACAGGCACCGGTTTTGATTCTGGATGAAGCCACCAGCAGTCTTGATATTTTGACAGAAAAGAAAATTATCAGCAATCTCTTACAGATGACGGAGAAAACAATAATTTTTGTTGCCCACCGCTTAAGCATTTCACAGCGTACTGACGAAGTCATTGTCATGGATCAGGGAAAAATTGTTGAACAAGGCACTCATAAGGAACTTTTAGCTAAGCAAGGTTTCTATTATAACCTGTTTAATTGA
- a CDS encoding Blp family class II bacteriocin — MDTMAFENFDEIDMNHLASIEGGFDVKGVAASYLAMGTAALGGLACTTPVGAVLYLGAEVCAGAAVIYYGAN; from the coding sequence ATGGACACAATGGCATTCGAGAATTTTGATGAAATAGATATGAATCATCTTGCTAGTATTGAGGGAGGATTCGATGTGAAAGGGGTTGCTGCTTCTTATCTTGCTATGGGAACTGCAGCCCTTGGAGGATTAGCATGCACTACTCCTGTCGGTGCTGTCTTATATCTAGGTGCTGAAGTTTGTGCAGGTGCTGCAGTTATTTATTATGGCGCTAATTAA
- a CDS encoding L-ribulose-5-phosphate 4-epimerase, producing the protein MLVPELRERVYKANMELPEHGLVKFTWGNVSAIDREGGYIAIKPSGVAYDKLSAENMVITDLDGNILEGDLNPSSDLPTHVELYKAFPEVGGIVHTHSTEGVSWAQAGRDIPCYGTTHADTFYGAIPCARALTPEEINGEYEKETGKVIIEEFKKRGLDPLDVSGVTVRNHGPFAWGKDEKSAVYNAVVLEEAARMARYTESINPEVEEVPQALKDKHYLRKHGKNAYYGQKDDSH; encoded by the coding sequence ATGTTAGTACCTGAACTGCGCGAACGCGTCTACAAAGCTAATATGGAACTGCCAGAACATGGTCTGGTTAAGTTTACTTGGGGAAATGTCTCAGCTATTGACCGCGAAGGTGGCTATATTGCCATTAAACCATCTGGAGTTGCTTATGACAAATTATCGGCGGAAAATATGGTCATTACAGATCTTGATGGAAATATCCTTGAAGGAGACTTGAATCCTTCATCAGATTTGCCAACGCATGTCGAATTGTACAAAGCTTTCCCGGAAGTTGGCGGTATTGTCCATACACACTCAACGGAAGGCGTGTCTTGGGCACAGGCCGGCCGTGATATTCCTTGTTACGGAACAACACATGCAGATACCTTCTACGGGGCAATTCCATGTGCGCGTGCTTTGACTCCGGAAGAAATCAATGGTGAATATGAAAAAGAAACCGGAAAAGTTATCATTGAAGAATTTAAAAAACGCGGTCTTGACCCTTTAGATGTTTCTGGTGTCACTGTCCGCAATCACGGACCATTTGCTTGGGGAAAAGACGAAAAATCAGCTGTATACAATGCAGTTGTCTTGGAAGAAGCAGCTCGCATGGCGAGATACACAGAAAGTATCAATCCAGAAGTGGAAGAGGTACCGCAAGCACTCAAAGATAAACATTATCTCCGTAAGCATGGAAAGAATGCTTACTATGGGCAAAAAGACGATAGTCATTAA
- a CDS encoding L-ribulose-5-phosphate 3-epimerase, translated as MARPIGIYEKATPKHFTWLERLNFAKELGFDFVELSIDESDERLARLDWSKKERLELVKAIFETGVRIPTITFSGHRRYPLGSNDSEKEARALEMMEKCIEFAQDIGIRNIQLAGYDVYYEEKSPKTRARFLKNLRQACTWAEEAQVILSIEIMDDPFINSIEKYLAVEKEIDSPYLFVYPDAGNVSAWGNDLWSEFYIGHKSIAALHLKDTYAVTESSKGQFRDVPFGQGCVDWEAMFDVLKKTNYNGPFLIEMWSENCETVEETRAAIKEAQDFLYPLIEKAGLR; from the coding sequence ATGGCACGTCCAATTGGTATTTATGAAAAGGCAACACCTAAACACTTTACTTGGTTGGAACGCCTCAACTTTGCCAAGGAACTTGGTTTTGATTTTGTCGAGTTGTCCATTGATGAGAGCGACGAACGTTTGGCACGTTTGGATTGGTCCAAGAAAGAACGTCTAGAATTGGTTAAAGCTATTTTTGAGACAGGTGTGCGGATTCCCACCATTACTTTTAGCGGACATCGCCGTTATCCACTGGGATCCAACGATTCTGAAAAAGAAGCGCGTGCTCTTGAAATGATGGAAAAATGTATCGAGTTTGCACAGGACATTGGTATTCGTAATATCCAGCTGGCTGGCTACGATGTTTACTACGAAGAGAAGTCTCCTAAAACACGTGCACGCTTCCTTAAAAATTTACGTCAGGCCTGTACTTGGGCTGAAGAAGCGCAAGTTATCTTATCAATTGAAATCATGGATGATCCTTTCATCAATTCGATTGAAAAATATCTAGCTGTCGAAAAAGAAATTGACTCTCCTTACCTCTTTGTTTATCCTGATGCAGGAAATGTCTCAGCTTGGGGCAATGATCTTTGGAGTGAATTCTACATTGGGCACAAATCTATCGCAGCCCTTCACTTAAAAGATACTTATGCCGTCACAGAAAGTTCAAAAGGTCAATTTCGTGATGTGCCATTTGGTCAGGGCTGTGTAGATTGGGAAGCCATGTTTGATGTTTTGAAGAAAACAAATTATAATGGCCCATTTTTAATTGAAATGTGGTCTGAAAATTGTGAAACGGTAGAAGAAACGCGTGCAGCCATTAAAGAAGCACAAGATTTCCTCTATCCTTTAATTGAGAAAGCGGGGTTACGCTAA
- a CDS encoding 3-keto-L-gulonate-6-phosphate decarboxylase UlaD, translating to MTKQLPNLQVALDHSNLKGAITAAVSVGNEVDVIEAGTVCLLQVGSELVEVLRSLFPDKIIVADTKCADAGGTVAKNNAVRGADWMTCICSATIPTMKAARKAIEDINPDKGEIQVELYGDWTYDQAQQWLDAGISQAIYHQSRDALLAGETWGEKDLNKVKKLIEMGFRVSVTGGLSVDTLKLFEGVDVFTFIAGRGITEAKNPAGAARAFKDEIKRIWG from the coding sequence ATGACAAAACAATTGCCAAATTTACAGGTTGCACTGGACCATTCTAACTTGAAAGGCGCTATTACAGCAGCGGTTTCTGTAGGAAATGAAGTAGATGTTATAGAAGCAGGAACTGTCTGTCTCCTTCAAGTTGGCAGCGAATTGGTAGAAGTCTTACGCAGTCTTTTTCCAGATAAAATCATCGTTGCCGATACAAAGTGTGCTGATGCTGGCGGTACAGTTGCTAAAAATAATGCTGTGCGTGGCGCTGACTGGATGACCTGTATCTGTTCAGCTACTATTCCAACCATGAAAGCAGCCCGTAAAGCTATTGAAGACATTAATCCTGATAAAGGTGAGATTCAGGTTGAACTCTATGGTGATTGGACCTATGATCAGGCTCAACAGTGGTTAGATGCCGGTATTTCACAAGCGATCTATCACCAATCACGCGATGCTCTGCTTGCAGGTGAAACTTGGGGAGAAAAAGACCTTAACAAGGTTAAAAAACTTATTGAAATGGGTTTTCGTGTTTCAGTAACCGGTGGTCTTAGTGTTGACACCTTGAAACTCTTTGAAGGAGTTGATGTTTTCACCTTTATCGCAGGACGTGGGATCACTGAGGCGAAAAATCCTGCTGGGGCAGCACGTGCATTTAAAGACGAAATCAAACGGATCTGGGGGTAG
- a CDS encoding PTS sugar transporter subunit IIA, protein MNLAQAFKENHSIRLGLTAKDWKEAVKLSVTPLIESGAVKPEYYNAIIESTESYGPYYILMPGMAMPHARPEAGVQRDAFSLVTLTEPVTFTDGKEVQVLLALAATSSKIHTSVAIPQIIALFELDHSIERLVNCKTPEEVLAMVEESKSSPYLEGLDLDS, encoded by the coding sequence ATGAACTTAGCACAAGCCTTTAAAGAAAATCATTCAATCCGATTAGGGTTAACAGCCAAAGATTGGAAAGAAGCTGTTAAACTGTCTGTCACCCCTCTTATTGAAAGCGGTGCAGTAAAACCTGAATACTATAATGCTATTATTGAGTCAACTGAAAGTTATGGACCTTATTATATCTTAATGCCGGGTATGGCTATGCCTCATGCTCGTCCAGAAGCAGGCGTACAGCGCGATGCCTTTTCATTAGTGACATTGACAGAGCCTGTTACCTTTACAGATGGCAAAGAAGTTCAAGTTCTCCTTGCTCTTGCAGCGACTAGTTCAAAAATTCATACATCAGTAGCTATTCCCCAAATCATTGCACTTTTTGAATTAGATCATTCCATTGAACGCCTTGTTAATTGCAAAACGCCAGAAGAAGTGCTTGCTATGGTAGAAGAATCTAAAAGCAGTCCCTATCTTGAGGGGCTTGACCTTGATTCATGA
- a CDS encoding PTS sugar transporter subunit IIB encodes MVKVLTACGNGMGSSMVIKMKVENALRQLGVSDIESASCSVGEAKGLASNYDIVVASNHLIHELDGRTNGKLIGLDNLMDDNEIKTKLEEALK; translated from the coding sequence ATGGTTAAAGTTCTTACAGCATGCGGAAATGGCATGGGCTCATCAATGGTTATTAAAATGAAGGTTGAAAATGCTTTGCGTCAATTAGGTGTATCGGATATTGAATCAGCATCATGTTCAGTTGGCGAAGCCAAAGGTTTAGCTTCAAATTATGATATTGTTGTCGCTTCGAACCACCTCATTCATGAATTGGACGGCCGTACGAATGGTAAATTAATTGGTCTTGATAATTTAATGGATGATAATGAAATTAAGACAAAATTGGAAGAAGCATTGAAATAA